In Cedecea neteri, a single genomic region encodes these proteins:
- the puuR gene encoding HTH-type transcriptional regulator PuuR, which yields MSDDGLAPGKRLSEIRQQLGLSQRRAAELSGLTHSAISTIEQDKVSPAISTLQKLLKVYGLSLSEFFAEPEKPDEPQVVINYDDLIEIGSQGVSMKLIHNGNPNRTLAMIIETYQPGTTTGERIKHQGEETGTILEGEVVLTVNGQTWHLVAGQSYAINTGMPHSFSNTSAGICRIISAHTPTTF from the coding sequence ATGAGCGATGACGGCCTGGCGCCGGGTAAACGTTTGTCAGAGATCCGCCAGCAACTGGGTCTGTCTCAACGTCGTGCCGCCGAACTGTCTGGATTAACGCATAGCGCCATCAGCACCATAGAACAGGACAAAGTCAGTCCTGCCATCAGTACGCTGCAAAAGCTGCTGAAAGTCTACGGGCTGTCGCTCTCCGAGTTCTTCGCCGAACCGGAAAAACCTGATGAACCACAGGTGGTTATTAACTACGACGACCTGATTGAAATAGGCAGTCAGGGTGTTTCAATGAAATTAATACACAATGGGAATCCTAATCGTACGCTGGCGATGATCATTGAAACCTATCAGCCGGGAACCACCACCGGCGAGAGGATCAAACACCAGGGTGAGGAGACGGGCACGATACTGGAAGGTGAAGTGGTTTTGACCGTAAACGGCCAGACCTGGCACCTGGTTGCGGGGCAAAGTTATGCCATTAATACCGGCATGCCGCACAGCTTCAGCAACACCTCGGCAGGCATCTGCCGCATTATCAGCGCCCATACCCCCACCACGTTCTAA
- the puuC gene encoding aldehyde dehydrogenase PuuC, translated as MDFQHLNYWQEKAKNTSPETRLFINGEYCTAQDGETFSTVDPFAQRDLAEVARGKKADVDIAVKAARDVFDRGDWAQASPAKRKAVLSRLADLMEQHHEELALLETLDTGKPIRHSLRDDIPGSARAIRWYAEAIDKVYGEVATTGVNELALIVREPVGVIAAVVPWNFPLLLACWKLGPALAAGNSVILKPSEKSPLSAIRLAALAKEAGLPDGVFNVVTGFGHEAGQALSQHPDVDVITFTGSTRTGKQLLKDAGDSNMKRVWLEAGGKSANIVFADCPDLSKAAATTAAGIFYNQGQVCIAGTRLLLEESIADEFIALLKAQAKNWQPGNPLDPETIMGTLIDCAHADNVHGFIRDGESQGKLALDGRNNAHPAAIGPTIFTDTTADARVGKEEIFGPVLVVTRFTSEAQALALANDSDYGLGAAVWTRDLSRAHRMSRSLKAGSVFVNNYNDGDMTVPFGGYKQSGNGRDKSLHALEKFSELKTIWIALEPSS; from the coding sequence ATGGACTTTCAGCATCTTAATTACTGGCAGGAGAAAGCCAAAAATACCTCGCCGGAAACGCGTTTGTTTATTAACGGCGAGTATTGCACCGCGCAGGATGGCGAAACGTTTAGTACCGTCGATCCGTTTGCACAGCGTGACCTTGCCGAAGTTGCGCGAGGCAAAAAAGCGGACGTCGATATTGCGGTGAAGGCCGCCCGCGATGTCTTTGATCGCGGTGACTGGGCGCAGGCTTCCCCGGCCAAACGCAAAGCCGTGCTCAGCAGGCTGGCAGATTTAATGGAACAGCATCACGAGGAGCTGGCGCTGCTTGAAACGCTCGACACCGGCAAGCCTATCCGCCATAGCCTGCGTGATGATATCCCGGGCAGCGCCCGCGCCATCCGCTGGTACGCCGAGGCCATCGATAAAGTCTACGGCGAAGTCGCCACCACCGGCGTCAACGAGCTGGCGCTGATTGTGCGCGAACCCGTCGGCGTGATTGCCGCCGTTGTGCCGTGGAACTTCCCGCTGCTGCTGGCCTGCTGGAAGCTCGGCCCGGCGCTTGCCGCCGGCAACAGCGTGATCCTTAAACCTTCTGAAAAATCACCGCTGTCGGCAATTCGTCTTGCAGCGCTGGCCAAAGAAGCTGGCCTGCCGGACGGCGTGTTTAATGTCGTAACCGGATTTGGGCATGAGGCGGGCCAGGCGCTGTCTCAACACCCGGACGTGGACGTGATTACCTTCACCGGCTCAACCCGCACCGGCAAACAGCTGCTGAAAGATGCGGGCGACAGCAATATGAAGCGTGTCTGGCTCGAAGCCGGCGGGAAAAGCGCCAATATCGTTTTTGCCGACTGCCCGGATCTGTCAAAAGCCGCGGCGACCACCGCCGCCGGTATTTTCTATAACCAGGGCCAGGTGTGCATCGCCGGGACGCGCCTGCTGCTGGAAGAGAGCATCGCCGATGAGTTTATTGCCCTACTGAAAGCGCAGGCGAAAAACTGGCAGCCCGGCAACCCGCTCGACCCGGAAACCATCATGGGGACGCTGATCGACTGCGCCCACGCCGACAACGTTCACGGCTTTATCCGCGACGGTGAAAGCCAGGGCAAGCTGGCGCTGGACGGACGAAACAACGCTCACCCGGCGGCTATCGGCCCGACGATTTTCACCGACACAACCGCAGATGCACGAGTCGGCAAAGAAGAAATCTTCGGCCCGGTGCTCGTCGTCACCCGCTTCACCTCCGAAGCCCAGGCGCTCGCCCTTGCCAACGACAGCGACTACGGCCTCGGTGCTGCCGTGTGGACCCGGGATCTCTCCCGCGCCCACCGCATGAGCCGCAGCCTTAAAGCCGGTTCCGTTTTCGTCAATAACTACAACGACGGCGA